In a genomic window of Candidatus Thiothrix sulfatifontis:
- the folD gene encoding bifunctional methylenetetrahydrofolate dehydrogenase/methenyltetrahydrofolate cyclohydrolase FolD, which produces MTAQIIDGKKIAAEVRLEVKQGVEARLQHGKRRPGLAVILIGSDPASQVYVSHKRKACEEVGILSRSYDLPPQTTQHELIELIDELNRDPLIDGILVQLPLPPHLDASLIIEQINPSKDVDGFHPTNVGRLTLRIPSLRPCTPYGVMRLLDNIGEVYKGRHAVIVGASNIVGRPMALELLLAGATVTVTHRFSGSMTPELVRQADIVVAAAGKPGLVKGDWIKPGATVIDIGINRLESGKLAGDVEFAAAAERAAWITPVPGGVGPMTVAMLMKNTLEACEKHSF; this is translated from the coding sequence ATGACAGCCCAGATCATTGATGGTAAAAAAATTGCCGCCGAAGTCCGCCTCGAAGTCAAACAAGGTGTTGAAGCCCGCCTGCAACACGGCAAACGCCGCCCCGGTCTTGCTGTCATCCTGATCGGTTCCGACCCCGCCTCGCAAGTCTACGTCAGCCACAAGCGCAAAGCCTGCGAAGAGGTCGGCATTCTGTCGCGCTCTTACGACCTGCCCCCGCAAACCACCCAACACGAGCTGATCGAACTGATCGACGAACTCAACCGTGACCCACTGATTGATGGCATTCTGGTGCAATTGCCACTGCCGCCGCACTTGGATGCCTCGCTAATTATCGAGCAAATCAACCCTAGCAAAGACGTGGACGGCTTCCACCCCACCAATGTCGGCCGCTTGACGTTACGCATCCCCAGCCTGCGCCCCTGTACACCCTATGGCGTCATGCGCTTGCTGGATAACATCGGTGAAGTTTACAAAGGTCGTCATGCGGTGATCGTGGGCGCATCCAATATCGTCGGTCGCCCAATGGCGCTGGAATTGTTGCTCGCGGGTGCAACCGTCACCGTCACCCACCGTTTCAGCGGTAGCATGACGCCTGAACTGGTACGCCAAGCCGACATCGTGGTGGCAGCCGCAGGCAAACCGGGGCTGGTCAAAGGCGATTGGATCAAACCGGGTGCAACCGTGATTGACATTGGAATTAACCGGCTGGAAAGCGGCAAACTGGCGGGCGATGTAGAATTTGCAGCAGCGGCTGAGCGCGCCGCGTGGATTACGCCGGTGCCGGGTGGTGTGGGGCCGATGACGGTTGCCATGCTGATGAAAAATACGTTGGAAGCGTGCGAAAAGCATTCGTTTTAA
- the queA gene encoding tRNA preQ1(34) S-adenosylmethionine ribosyltransferase-isomerase QueA: protein MKLSDFHYDLPPALIASEPLTERTASRLLILNSASGECRDGQFTDVLDLIQPEDLLVFNNTRVIPARLHGEKATGGKVEVLVERITGDHTALAHIRASKAPKPGMRLCLEQAIDAQVTGRQDDLFEVQFLHTDSALRLLEQYGHIPLPPYIERADTPADRERYQTVFAQQPGAVAAPTAGLHFDQPLLEALRQKGVQTAAVTLHVGAGTFQPVRVQDLSQHVMHAEYADVSQEVCDAVAACRERGGRVVAVGTTSVRSLESAARDGTLKPFQGDTRLFITPGYSFRVVDVMITNFHLPESTLLMLVSAFAGYENIKQAYQHAVRQEYRFFSYGDAMLITYKQNK, encoded by the coding sequence ATGAAATTAAGTGACTTCCATTATGACCTCCCTCCAGCACTGATTGCCTCCGAACCTTTAACGGAACGGACAGCCAGTCGGCTACTGATTTTGAACAGCGCCAGCGGTGAATGCCGTGATGGTCAGTTCACCGATGTGCTCGATTTGATCCAGCCCGAAGACTTGCTGGTCTTTAACAATACCCGCGTGATTCCTGCCCGTTTGCATGGCGAAAAAGCCACGGGCGGCAAGGTTGAAGTGCTGGTGGAACGCATTACCGGCGACCACACCGCGCTGGCTCACATTCGTGCCAGCAAAGCGCCCAAGCCCGGTATGCGCTTGTGTTTGGAACAGGCGATTGATGCGCAAGTAACCGGGCGGCAAGACGATTTGTTTGAAGTGCAGTTTTTGCATACAGATTCGGCGCTGCGGTTGCTGGAGCAATACGGGCATATTCCTTTGCCACCTTACATCGAGCGTGCGGATACGCCAGCCGATCGGGAACGTTACCAAACGGTGTTTGCGCAACAACCGGGCGCGGTGGCGGCACCAACCGCTGGTTTGCATTTTGATCAGCCGTTACTGGAGGCGTTGCGGCAAAAAGGGGTGCAAACCGCTGCGGTTACGTTGCACGTGGGGGCGGGTACGTTTCAGCCAGTGCGAGTGCAGGATTTGTCACAACATGTGATGCACGCGGAATACGCTGACGTTTCCCAAGAAGTGTGTGATGCGGTGGCGGCTTGCCGTGAGCGTGGTGGGCGGGTGGTGGCTGTCGGCACAACGTCGGTGCGCAGCCTCGAAAGTGCTGCCCGCGATGGCACGTTAAAACCGTTTCAGGGGGATACGCGCCTATTCATTACGCCCGGTTATTCCTTCCGCGTGGTGGATGTCATGATCACGAATTTCCACCTGCCCGAATCTACCCTGCTGATGTTGGTATCGGCGTTTGCTGGGTATGAAAACATCAAGCAAGCTTACCAACATGCCGTTCGTCAGGAATATCGCTTCTTTAGTTACGGTGATGCAATGCTTATAACCTATAAGCAGAATAAATAG